A genomic segment from Klebsiella africana encodes:
- the cdd gene encoding cytidine deaminase — MHSRFQAALTTLAADLQAAIAPMLTDPHFPALLEADQVATLQQATGLDEDALAFALLPLAAACARADLSHFNVGAIARGVSGRWYFGGNMEFLGATMQQTVHAEQSAISHAWLRGETCLRAITVNYTPCGHCRQFMNELNSGLALRIHLPGREAHALQHYLPDAFGPKDLEIKTLLMDEQDHGFPVSGDALTQAAIQAANRCHAPYSHSPSGVALELKDGAIFRGSYAENAAFNPTLPPLQGALNLLSLNGYDYPDIQRAILAEKADAALIQWDATVATLKALGCQNIERVLLG, encoded by the coding sequence ATGCACTCACGTTTTCAAGCTGCTTTGACGACTCTGGCAGCAGACCTGCAGGCGGCCATCGCCCCGATGCTCACCGACCCGCACTTCCCGGCGCTGCTCGAAGCCGATCAGGTGGCGACGCTGCAGCAGGCGACAGGTCTGGACGAAGACGCGCTGGCCTTTGCGCTACTGCCGCTTGCTGCCGCCTGCGCGCGCGCCGACCTTTCTCATTTTAACGTCGGAGCGATCGCCCGCGGGGTCAGCGGCCGCTGGTACTTCGGCGGCAACATGGAGTTTCTCGGCGCGACCATGCAGCAGACCGTCCACGCCGAACAGAGCGCCATCAGCCACGCCTGGCTGCGCGGCGAGACCTGCCTGCGCGCTATTACGGTGAACTACACGCCATGCGGCCACTGCCGTCAGTTTATGAACGAACTGAACAGTGGACTGGCGCTGCGCATTCATCTGCCGGGTCGCGAAGCCCATGCCCTCCAGCACTATCTGCCGGACGCCTTTGGCCCGAAAGACCTGGAGATCAAAACCCTGCTGATGGATGAACAGGACCATGGCTTCCCGGTCAGCGGCGATGCCCTGACCCAGGCAGCCATTCAGGCAGCCAACCGCTGTCACGCACCTTACAGCCACTCGCCCTCCGGCGTGGCGCTGGAGCTGAAAGATGGCGCAATTTTCCGCGGCAGCTATGCGGAAAACGCGGCGTTCAACCCGACGCTGCCGCCGTTGCAGGGGGCGCTGAATCTCCTGAGCCTCAACGGCTATGATTATCCTGATATCCAGCGGGCAATCCTGGCGGAGAAAGCCGACGCGGCGCTGATCCAGTGGGATGCCACCGTTGCCACCCTGAAGGCGCTGGGCTGCCAGAATATTGAGCGCGTGCTGTTAGGTTGA
- a CDS encoding CidA/LrgA family protein has protein sequence MSKSLTIIWQYLRAFVLIYACLYAGIFIAGLLPITIPGSIIGMLILFVLLALQIMPPQWVNPGCNILIRYMALLFVPIGVGVMQYWDLLRAQLGPVVISCAISTLVVFVVVSWSSHLVHGERKVIGQKEKKNDA, from the coding sequence ATGAGTAAATCGCTGACTATTATCTGGCAGTACCTGCGGGCCTTCGTCCTGATTTACGCCTGCTTATACGCCGGAATTTTTATCGCCGGGCTGCTGCCCATTACTATCCCCGGCAGCATCATCGGCATGCTGATCCTGTTCGTGCTACTGGCGCTGCAAATTATGCCGCCGCAGTGGGTCAATCCAGGCTGCAATATCCTGATCCGCTATATGGCGCTGCTGTTCGTGCCGATCGGCGTCGGCGTGATGCAGTACTGGGATCTGCTGCGCGCCCAGCTGGGGCCTGTCGTTATCTCCTGCGCCATCAGCACCCTGGTGGTGTTTGTGGTGGTGAGCTGGAGCTCTCACCTGGTGCATGGCGAACGTAAAGTGATTGGGCAAAAGGAAAAGAAAAATGATGCATGA
- the sanA gene encoding outer membrane permeability protein SanA produces the protein MLKRVFYSLLVLLGLLLLTVLGLDRWMSWKTAPYIYDELQDLPYRQVGVVLGTAKYYRTGVINQYYRYRIQGALNAYNSGKVNYLLLSGDNALQSYNEPMTMRRDLIKGGVDPADIVLDYAGFRTLDSIVRTRKVFDTNDFIIITQRFHCERALFIALHMGIQAQCYAVPSPKDMWSVRLREFGARFGALADLYIFKREPRFLGPLIPIPAQQHDVPDDAQSYPAVTPEQLLELQKEK, from the coding sequence ATGTTAAAGCGTGTGTTCTACAGCCTGTTAGTCCTGCTCGGCCTGCTGCTGTTGACCGTGCTGGGCCTTGACCGCTGGATGAGCTGGAAAACCGCGCCCTATATCTACGATGAGCTGCAGGACCTGCCCTACCGTCAGGTCGGTGTGGTGCTGGGCACCGCCAAATATTACCGCACCGGCGTTATCAATCAGTATTACCGCTACCGTATCCAGGGTGCGCTCAACGCCTACAACAGCGGCAAGGTCAACTATCTCCTGCTGAGCGGCGATAATGCCCTGCAAAGCTATAATGAACCAATGACCATGCGTCGGGACCTGATTAAAGGCGGCGTCGATCCCGCCGATATCGTGCTGGACTATGCTGGTTTCCGTACGCTCGACTCGATCGTCCGCACCCGTAAAGTGTTTGACACCAACGATTTTATTATCATCACCCAGCGCTTCCACTGCGAACGGGCGCTGTTTATCGCCCTGCATATGGGGATCCAGGCCCAGTGCTACGCGGTGCCGTCGCCGAAGGATATGTGGAGCGTGCGGCTGCGCGAGTTCGGCGCCCGCTTTGGCGCGCTGGCGGACCTCTATATCTTCAAACGGGAGCCGCGCTTTCTCGGCCCTCTCATCCCGATTCCGGCTCAACAGCATGACGTACCGGATGACGCCCAGTCGTACCCGGCAGTCACCCCGGAGCAGCTGCTGGAGCTGCAGAAAGAAAAGTAG
- the mglC gene encoding galactose/methyl galactoside ABC transporter permease MglC — protein sequence MSALNKKSFLTYLKEGGIYVVLLVLLAIIIFQDPTFLSLLNLSNILTQSSVRIIIALGVAGLIVTQGTDLSAGRQVGLAAVIAATMLQAVDNANKVFPDMATMPIPLVILLVCAIGAVIGLINGIVIAYLNVTPFITTLGTMIIVYGINSLYYDFVGASPISGFDSHFSHFAQGFVALGSFRLSYITFYALIAVFFVWILWNKTRFGKNIFAIGGNPEAAKVSGVNVALNLLMIYALSGVFYAFGGLLEAGRIGSATNNLGFMYELDAIAACVVGGVSFSGGVGTVFGVVTGVIIFTVINYGLTYIGVNPYWQYIIKGAIIIFAVALDSLKYARKK from the coding sequence ATGAGTGCGTTAAATAAAAAGAGTTTTCTCACTTACCTGAAAGAGGGTGGGATATATGTCGTCCTTCTGGTCCTGTTGGCCATTATTATTTTCCAGGATCCGACATTTTTAAGTCTGCTCAACCTGAGTAATATTCTGACCCAGTCCTCGGTGCGTATTATTATTGCCCTCGGCGTGGCCGGACTTATCGTCACGCAGGGGACCGACCTCTCCGCGGGCCGTCAGGTGGGACTGGCGGCGGTCATTGCCGCCACCATGCTGCAGGCGGTGGATAATGCCAATAAGGTATTCCCGGATATGGCGACCATGCCGATCCCCCTGGTCATCCTGCTGGTATGCGCCATCGGGGCGGTCATCGGCCTGATTAACGGGATCGTCATCGCCTACCTGAACGTGACGCCGTTTATTACCACCCTCGGCACCATGATCATCGTGTACGGCATTAACTCGCTGTACTACGATTTCGTGGGCGCGTCGCCGATCTCCGGTTTTGACAGCCACTTCTCCCATTTCGCCCAGGGATTTGTGGCGCTGGGCTCCTTCCGCCTGTCCTACATTACCTTCTACGCGCTGATTGCCGTCTTCTTTGTCTGGATCCTGTGGAACAAGACGCGCTTTGGTAAAAACATCTTCGCTATCGGCGGTAACCCGGAAGCGGCGAAAGTCTCCGGGGTTAACGTGGCGTTGAACCTGCTGATGATCTATGCCCTCTCCGGCGTGTTCTACGCCTTCGGCGGCCTGCTGGAAGCCGGACGTATCGGCTCGGCGACCAATAACCTCGGCTTTATGTATGAACTGGATGCTATTGCCGCCTGCGTGGTGGGCGGCGTATCGTTCAGCGGCGGGGTAGGGACTGTATTCGGCGTAGTGACCGGGGTGATTATCTTTACCGTCATCAACTACGGCCTGACCTATATCGGCGTTAACCCTTACTGGCAGTACATCATTAAGGGGGCGATTATTATCTTCGCCGTGGCGCTGGACTCCCTGAAATACGCCCGTAAAAAATAA
- a CDS encoding CidB/LrgB family autolysis modulator, translated as MMHEIWWSLPLTLIVFFLARKLAARFKFPLLNPLLVAMIVIIPFLLLTGISYERYFAGSKVLNDLLQPAVVALAFPLYEQLHQIRARWKSIITICFIGSCVAMITGTTVALLMGATPQIAASILPKSVTTPIAMAVSGSIGGIPAISAVCVIFVGILGAVFGHTLLNLMRIHTKASRGLSMGTASHALGTARCAELDYQEGAFSSLALVLCGIITSLMAPFLFPLILAVVG; from the coding sequence ATGATGCATGAAATCTGGTGGTCGCTGCCGCTAACCCTGATCGTCTTTTTTCTCGCCCGCAAACTGGCGGCCCGCTTTAAGTTCCCGCTGCTCAATCCGCTGCTGGTGGCGATGATAGTGATAATTCCGTTTCTGCTGCTGACCGGGATCTCCTATGAGCGTTATTTTGCCGGCAGCAAAGTTCTCAACGATCTGCTCCAGCCGGCAGTGGTCGCCCTCGCGTTTCCGCTGTATGAGCAACTGCACCAGATCCGCGCGCGCTGGAAATCGATCATCACCATCTGCTTTATCGGCAGCTGTGTGGCGATGATCACCGGTACTACAGTCGCCCTGCTGATGGGCGCCACACCGCAAATCGCCGCCTCTATTCTGCCTAAGTCAGTCACGACGCCAATTGCCATGGCGGTCAGCGGCAGTATCGGCGGCATTCCGGCCATCAGCGCCGTGTGCGTAATTTTTGTCGGTATCCTCGGGGCGGTATTCGGCCATACGCTGCTTAATCTGATGCGTATTCATACCAAAGCGTCGCGCGGCCTGTCGATGGGTACCGCCTCGCACGCCCTCGGCACCGCCCGCTGCGCCGAGCTGGACTACCAGGAAGGGGCGTTTAGCTCGCTGGCGCTGGTACTGTGCGGGATCATCACCTCGTTGATGGCGCCGTTCTTGTTTCCGCTGATCCTCGCGGTGGTGGGATAA
- a CDS encoding LysR substrate-binding domain-containing protein — protein MANWTQKLKLQHLKMLVALGEQGNLTQVAKMMNITQPALSKWLTQFEEEVGMPLFERHSKGLRPSEGGKLLLQHAQRLINDMSRSQYEIERFKQGGLVGSLMIGCSPVATDCVAQAILALLNEMPTLHLNIEEKVMTPLLHDLLSGVVDVVVGRVGGRALELPLNYRVLYTEPVCFVARPDHPLASRAHLSWADLAAWRWIVWPTGTPIRQSIDNALVDNGVMLPENTIESASMNVTSNLLQSSDMISILSLRLAQHYAEHHQLAILNLPRIEQKGSVGVFWRKSEVPSQALARFLYHLAA, from the coding sequence ATGGCGAACTGGACGCAAAAGTTGAAGCTGCAGCATTTGAAAATGCTGGTGGCGCTGGGTGAGCAAGGCAATCTCACTCAGGTAGCCAAAATGATGAATATTACCCAGCCCGCACTCTCTAAGTGGCTGACGCAATTTGAAGAAGAAGTCGGCATGCCGCTCTTTGAGCGCCACAGTAAGGGGCTCCGCCCTTCGGAAGGCGGCAAATTGCTGCTCCAGCACGCCCAGCGGCTAATCAACGACATGTCGCGCTCGCAATACGAGATCGAGCGTTTTAAACAAGGCGGACTGGTGGGCAGCCTGATGATCGGCTGTTCGCCGGTGGCGACAGACTGCGTGGCGCAGGCGATTCTCGCCCTGCTCAATGAGATGCCGACCCTGCATCTGAATATCGAAGAGAAAGTGATGACCCCACTGCTGCATGACCTGCTCTCCGGGGTGGTGGATGTGGTCGTGGGCCGGGTCGGCGGACGCGCCCTCGAACTGCCCCTTAACTATCGGGTGCTGTATACCGAACCGGTCTGTTTTGTCGCCCGTCCCGACCATCCGCTGGCCAGCCGGGCGCACCTGAGCTGGGCGGATCTCGCCGCCTGGCGCTGGATTGTCTGGCCTACCGGCACCCCTATTCGCCAGAGTATTGATAATGCGCTGGTGGATAATGGCGTGATGCTGCCGGAGAACACCATCGAGTCGGCCTCGATGAACGTCACCAGCAATTTGCTGCAAAGTAGCGATATGATCTCTATTCTTTCCTTGCGGCTGGCACAGCATTACGCCGAACATCATCAGCTGGCGATTCTTAATTTGCCGCGTATAGAACAAAAAGGTAGCGTTGGGGTGTTCTGGCGCAAAAGCGAAGTGCCTTCCCAGGCTCTCGCCCGCTTTCTGTATCACCTCGCCGCATAG